A region of Etheostoma cragini isolate CJK2018 chromosome 2, CSU_Ecrag_1.0, whole genome shotgun sequence DNA encodes the following proteins:
- the lias gene encoding lipoyl synthase, mitochondrial, producing MALLKQSYCVAGRFSANHLWLSPICIPHVYTSGLTAVKKSSSNRADRKKELLGDGGPDLQDFISGELSEKNKWEEYRGNLKREKGERLRLPPWLKTEIPIGKNYNRLKNTLRDLNLHTVCEEARCPNIGECWGGGEYATATATIMLMGDTCTRGCRFCSIKTARQPPPLDPDEPYNTAKAIAAWGLDYVVLTSVDRDDIADGGAEHFAKTVSNLKERDSKILVECLTPDFRGDLAAVEKIALSGLDVYAHNVETVRELQRFVRDPRANFDQSLSVLKHAKKVKPTGLTKTSIMLGLGETDQQILNTLTELREAGVDCLTLGQYMQPTKRHLKVEEYVTPERFSHWEKVGNDMGFIYTASGPLVRSSYKAGEFFLKNLLKKRKAEVTVAE from the exons ATGGCGCTGTTGAAACAAAGTTATTGTGTAGCTGGCCGTTTCTCCGCAAACCATCTGTGGCTGAGTCCCATATGCATCCCACAT GTTTATACCAGCGGTCTTACAGCTGTGAAGAAATCCTCCTCAAACCGggcagacagaaagaaggagCTTCTTGGTGACGGCGGGCCTGATCTACAAGACTTCATTTCAGGGGAATTATCGGAGAAAAACAAGTGGGAAGAGTACAGAGGCAacctgaagagagagaaaggagagag GCTGCGCCTTCCCCCATGGCTCAAGACGGAGATCCCCATtggaaaaaactacaacaggCTGAAGAACACTCTGAGAGACCTGAACCTGCATACA GTGTGTGAGGAGGCCAGGTGTCCTAATATTGGGGAATGCTGGGGAGGAGGAGAGTACGCCACAGCCACAGCCACCATCATG CTGATGGGAGACACGTGTACCCGTGGGTGCAGGTTCTGCTCCATAAAGACCGCCCGTCAACCTCCACCTCTTGACCCAGACGAGCCCTACAACACAGCCAAGGCTATCGCTGCCTGGGGACTGGACTATGTTGTTCTCACCTCAGTCGACAGAGATG ATATTGCTGATGGAGGGGCAGAGCACTTTGCTAAAACGGTCTCCAATCTAAAAGAAAG GGACTCTAAGATCCTGGTTGAATGTCTGACCCCTGATTTTCGTGGCGACCTCGCAGCAGTAGAGAAGATCGCCCTGTCAGGGTTGGATGTGTACGCCCACAATGTAGAGACAGTGCGAGAGCTGCAAAG ATTTGTGCGTGACCCTAGAGCAAACTTTGACCAGTCTCTGAGTGTCCTGAAGCACGCTAAAAAGGTCAAACCAACTGGGCTCACTAAGACTTCCATCATGCTGGGACTGGGCGAGACTGACCAACAGATACTCAACACCTTGACAG AGTTGCGAGAGGCAGGAGTGGACTGTCTAACACTGGGCCAGTACATGCAACCCACTAAACGGCACTTAAAG GTGGAGGAATATGTCACTCCAGAGAGGTTTTCCCACTGGGAGAAAGTTGGGAACGATATGGGATTCATTTACACAGCAAGTGGACCACTGGTGCGATCCTCCTACAAAGCAG GTGAGTTCTTCCTGAAGAATCTActgaagaagagaaaagcagaagTCACTGTCGCAGAATGA
- the ugdh gene encoding UDP-glucose 6-dehydrogenase, giving the protein MFQIKSICCIGAGYVGGPTCSVIANMCPEITVTVVDVNESRIKAWNSDTLPIYEPGLKEVVESCRGRNLFFSTDIDSAIRDADLVFISVNTPTKTYGMGKGRAADLKFIEACARRIVEVSDGYKIVTEKSTVPVRAAESIRRIFDANTKPSLNLQVLSNPEFLAEGTAVRDLKEPDRVLIGGDETAEGQRAIRALCAVYEHWVPKARIITTNTWSSELSKLAANAFLAQRISSINSISALCEATGADVEEVAKAIGMDQRIGSKFLKASVGFGGSCFQKDVLNLVYLCEALNLPEVASYWQQVIDMNEYQRRRFACRIIDSLFNTVTGKKLALLGFSFKKDTGDTRESSSIYISKYLMDEGAKLFIYDPKVLKEQIIHDLSQPNISEDNPERVSELVTVTSDPYEACKSAHALVICTEWDMFKELDYEKIYKKMLKPAFIFDGRRVLDHLHPHLQNIGFQIETIGKKVTTTRIPYTPAAACPRIAASEPPTKKAKV; this is encoded by the exons ATGTTTCAGATAAAGAGCATCTGTTGTATTGGTGCTGGGTATGTAGGAGGCCCAACGTGTAGTGTGATCGCCAACATGTGTCCAGAGATCACAGTGACCGTCGTGGATGTCAATGAGTCCCGCATCAAAGCCTGGAACTCGGACACTCTGCCCATATATGAG CCGGGTCTGAAAGAGGTGGTTGAATCATGCAGAgggagaaatttgtttttttctacagacATAGACTCAGCCATCAGGGACGCAGACCTCGTCTTCATCTCT GTGAACACCCCAACTAAGACCTATGGGATGGGGAAGGGTCGTGCGGCTGACCTTAAGTTCATCGAGGCGTGTGCCCGACGGATTGTGGAGGTATCAGATGGTTACAAGATTGTCACAGAGAAGAGCACCGTCCCGGTTCGAGCTGCTGAGAGCATTAGGCGAATATTTGATGCCAACACCAAGCCCAGCCTCAACCTACAA GTGCTGTCCAACCCAGAGTTCCTCGCAGAAGGAACAGCCGTGCGGGATCTGAAGGAGCCAGACCGCGTCCTGATTGGTGGAGACGAAACAGCCGAAGGTCAAAGGGCGATCAGAGCACTGTGTGCCGTCTATGAACACTGGGTCCCCAAAGCACGCATCATCACCACCAACACATGGTCGTCCGAGCTGTCCAAACTG GCAGCCAATGCATTCCTGGCCCAGCGGATCAGCAGCATCAACAGTATCAGCGCTCTCTGCGAGGCCACCGGGGCCGATGTGGAAGAGGTTGCCAAGGCGATTGGTATGGACCAGAGAATAGGCAGCAAGTTTCTCAAAGCCAGCGTGG GTTTTGGTGGAAGCTGTTTCCAGAAGGACGTGCTGAATTTGGTGTACCTGTGCGAGGCCCTCAACCTGCCCGAAGTCGCCTCCTACTGGCAGCAG GTGATCGACATGAACGAGTACCAAAGGCGGCGGTTTGCCTGCAGGATTATTGATAGCCTCTTCAACACAGTTACTGGTAAAAAGCTTGCTCTGCTGGGCTTCTCCTTCAAAAAAGACACAGGTGACACAAG GGAGTCTTCCAGTATCTACATCTCTAAGTATCTGATGGATGAGGGAGCCAAACTGTTCATCTATGACCCCAAAGTTCTCAAGGAACAAATAATTCACGACCTCTCCCAGCCCAACATCTCAGAGGACAACCCAGAGAGAG tgTCGGAGCTGGTGACTGTGACCTCAGACCCTTACGAGGCCTGCAAGAGTGCACACGCATTGGTCATCTGCACTGAGTGGGACATGTTTAAG GAGCTGGACTATGAAAAGATTTACAAGAAGATGCTGAAGCCGGCCTTTATATTTGATGGTCGCAGAGTGCTGGACCACCTCCACCCTCACCTCCAGAACATTGGCTTCCAA ATCGAGACCATCGGTAAGAAAGTGACCACAACACGAATTCCCTACACTCCAGCAGCTGCTTGCCCTCGCATCGCTGCCAGTGAACCTCCCACCAAGAAAGCAAAAGTCTAA
- the rpl9 gene encoding 60S ribosomal protein L9 isoform X1, with the protein MKTILSSQTVDIPDNVEVRLKGRTVTVKGPRGKLVREFNHINLELSLLGKKQKKLRVDKWWGNRKELATVRTICSHVQNMIKGVTLGFRYKMRSVYAHFPINVVIQETGTLVEIRNFLGEKYIRRVRMRAGVNCAVSAAQKDELVLEGNDIELVSNSAALIQQATTVRKKDIRKFLDGIYVSEKTTVVERDAE; encoded by the exons atgAAGACCATTCTCAGCAGTCAGACCGTCGACATCCCCGACAATG tcgAGGTGAGGTTGAAGGGGCGAACAGTGACGGTCAAGGGGCCCCGCGGCAAACTCGTTAGGGAGTTCAACCACATCAACCTAGAGCTCAGTCTGCTGggcaaaaaacagaagaag CTTCGTGTGGATAAATGGTGGGGAAACAGGAAGGAACTGGCCACAGTCCGCACCATCTGCAGCCATGTCCAGAACATGATCAAGGGAGTCACTTTG GGTTTCCGGTACAAAATGCGTTCTGTGTACGCCCATTTTCCCATCAACGTTGTCATTCAGGAGACTGGAACTCTGGTCGAGATCAGGAACTTCTTGGGAGAGAAGTACATTCGCCGTGTCCGAATGAGGGCTG GTGTTAACTGTGCTGTCTCAGCTGCCCAGAAGGACGAGCTGGTGCTGGAGGGTAATGACATTGAGCTGGTGTCAAACTCAG cGGCGTTGATCCAGCAGGCCACCACGGTCAGAAAGAAGGACATCAGGAAGTTCCTGGACGGCATCTACGTCAGCGAGAAGACCACTGTGGTGGAGCGAGATGCTGAGTAG
- the rpl9 gene encoding 60S ribosomal protein L9 isoform X2, with translation MKTILSSQTVDIPDNVEVRLKGRTVTVKGPRGKLVREFNHINLELSLLGKKQKKLRVDKWWGNRKELATVRTICSHVQNMIKGVTLGFRYKMRSVYAHFPINVVIQETGTLVEIRNFLGEKYIRRVRMRAGVNCAVSAAQKDELVLEGNDIELVSNSAALIQQATTVKNKDIRKFLDGIYVSEKGTVQESSQ, from the exons atgAAGACCATTCTCAGCAGTCAGACCGTCGACATCCCCGACAATG tcgAGGTGAGGTTGAAGGGGCGAACAGTGACGGTCAAGGGGCCCCGCGGCAAACTCGTTAGGGAGTTCAACCACATCAACCTAGAGCTCAGTCTGCTGggcaaaaaacagaagaag CTTCGTGTGGATAAATGGTGGGGAAACAGGAAGGAACTGGCCACAGTCCGCACCATCTGCAGCCATGTCCAGAACATGATCAAGGGAGTCACTTTG GGTTTCCGGTACAAAATGCGTTCTGTGTACGCCCATTTTCCCATCAACGTTGTCATTCAGGAGACTGGAACTCTGGTCGAGATCAGGAACTTCTTGGGAGAGAAGTACATTCGCCGTGTCCGAATGAGGGCTG GTGTTAACTGTGCTGTCTCAGCTGCCCAGAAGGACGAGCTGGTGCTGGAGGGTAATGACATTGAGCTGGTGTCAAACTCAG CTGCTCTGATCCAACAGGCCACCACAGTCAAAAATAAGGATATCAGAAAGTTCTTGGATGGTATTTACGTGTCTGAGAAGGGAACAGTACAAGAATCGTCTCAGTAA